The window CAGCAAGCCTTCTAAAGTCACCCTGCGTCTTGTAAAAGCTTTCCCCAAAATGGAATCCAGAAAATATAAATTACAGTTGGAAGAGTTTCGGAAGAAATTAGAAGAAAAGATAAAAAGATAATTCTTCTATATATCAGGCCGTCAGCATATACCTTCTGCCTATTGCCGCGGCAGTCTGCCATATAACTTCGTAATCTTCCATATCTCTTTTATCAAAGCATCGTCAATCTGTCCCTTTTTCAGCCTCCATGTCCAATTATTCCCCAATGTAGAAGGGGTATTGATTCTTCCACGGCTGTCTAAGCATAGATAGTCCTGTACAGGAATCACGCAAAGGGCGGCCACGCTGCCCATAGCCATGGCGGCAAAATCCCAGGAAAGCTCATCCACATCCAATGTATGCCTGTGCAGGTACTCCTTGGCAAACTCCCTGCACTCCCTGCTTACACTGTGGTACCATCCCCGTGTCGTATCATTGTCATGGGTGCCTGTATACACCACACAATTATTTGTATAAGTATGGGGCAAATAATTAGCAGACTCCCTGGAGTCAAAGGCAAACTGTATGACTTTCATCCCCGGAAATCCTGATTCTTCCAAGAGCTGCAGGACAGAATCTGTCAGGAATCCCAAATCCTCCGCAATAATATCCAAATGTCCCAGCTTTTCCTCTATTGTATGGAAAAAATCAATCCCCGGCCCCGGCATCCACTTCCCATGTTCTGCGGTGGGATGGCCGTAAGGAATGGCATAATACTCATCAAATCCCCGGAAATGGTCTATCCTGACTGTATCATACAGCCGGAAGCAATGCGCAATCCTGCGCATCCACCATGCATATCCCGTCTTTTTATGATACTCCCAATTATAGAGAGGGTTTCCCCATAGCTGCCCAGTGGCTGAGAAACCATCGGGCGGGCATCCTGCCACAGCAATGGGCACATTATTTTCGTCAAACTGAAACAACTCCGGTGACGCCCACGTATCTGCACTGTCAAAGGCTACATAAATTGGGATATCTCCTATGACCTTAACCCCCCTCTCATTGGCATATGCGCGAAGCCTGCCCCACTGGCGGCTAAACTCATATTGCTGGAAACGAAAAAAGTTTATCTCATCCTGAAGCTCCTCCCGGACGGCCATAAGAGCCTCCTCATCCCTGTCCCTGAGGGGCGGCTCCCATTCTTTCCAGCTTGCCCCCCCGTGCTTATTTTTCAGGGCCATAAACAGGCAGTACTCCTCCAGCCATTCCATATTCTCCCTGAGAAACCTTTCATATTCCCCATCTCCCTGTCCATTGAATCGCTCATATGCCAGATGCAGGACTTGAAATCTTGACAAATACAGTTTCTCATAATCAATACAGTCCTCTCTGCAGCCAAAATCAAAAGATTCACACTCCTCCTGGGTCAGAAGTCCCTCCTGAACCAGCGTTTCCAGGTCGATAAAATATGGGTTTCCCGCAAATGTAGAAAAAGACTGATAAGGAGAATCCCCATATCCCGTAGGCCCCAAAGGCAGTATCTGCCATCTTCCCTGCCCGGCAGCCCTTAGCTGATCCACAAATACATAGGCCTCCTTCGAAAAACAGCCGATCCCATATGCAGAAGGCAGCGCAAAAACCGGCAGCAAAATTCCACTTTCTCTCATGCGTTTCTCCTCTCTGAGGACGTAGCCTTTTGTTAAAAGGCTACGTCCCTAATTAACTTTAGTGGTGTACCTTTTTTAACTTCCAGATCTCTTTATTATACTCCTCTATTGTCCGGTCTGAGGAGAAGTATCCCGCCTTAGCTATATTTACCAGCATTTTCTGTGCCCAGGCTTTTTTATCCTCATATGCTGTCAGAGCTTCTTCTTTCTTTTCTACATATTTTTTGAAATCTAAAAGTGTCATGAACCAATCTTTATTCAGTAGTTCTTTTTTTAGTCTTTCCAGATTTTCTTTTCTGCCAATGGAGAGCATTTCCGGACTTGTAATAAAGTCTACTGCTGCCCTGGTCATTTTATCTTTCTCATAGAATTCTTTGGAGATGTAGTCGGCTTTCTTGTAATGGCTGATTACTTCATCGCTGGAAGCGCCGAAAATAAAGATATTGTCATCTCCCACCAATTCATGGATTTCTACATTTGCCCCGTCCTCTGTCCCAAGAGTTACTGCTCCATTCAGCATAAATTTCATATTTCCGGTACCGCTTGCCTCTTTGGATGCCAGTGAAATCTGCTCTGAAATATCACAGGCGGGTATCAGCTTCTCCGCTTTCGTAATATTATAATTTTCTACCATGACAACCTGCAGATAAGGATTGACTTCTGGATCCTGGTTCACTATGTCCTGCAGACACAATATTAAGTGTATGATATCCTTTGCAATTGTATATGCCGGAGCTGCCTTTGCCCCGAAAATCACTGTAATGGGGGTTGCCGGCAGCTTTCCTGACTTAATCTCCAAATACTTGTGGATCACATATAGTGCATTCATCTGCTGGCGCTTATACTCATGGAGCCTCTTTATCTGTATATCAAAAATAGAATCTGGGTTCAGCGCAGCTCCCTGGATTTCACTGAGATAATGGCAAAGAGACTTTTTATTCTCTTTTTTGATTTCAACCAGCCGACTTAAGACGCCTTCATCCCCCTGTAAATCCAAAAGCTTTTCCAGATGCCCCGCATCCGTACGGTACCCCTTTCCAATGACAGCATCCAGCATCCCGCATAACAAAGGATTACAGTGCAACAGCCATCTGCGGAAAGTAATGCCATTGGTTTTATTATTAAATTTTTCAGGATATATACGGTAAAAATGATTCAGCTCATTCTCTTTCAGAATCTCTGTATGCAGGGAGGCCACGCCGTTGACGCTAAACCCATAATGTATGTCAATATTGGCCATATGCACTGTATCATCCCTGCCAATAATGGCAACCCTCTCCTCCTCGTACTTTCTTCTGACTTTATCATCCAGAATCTCAATAATTGGCACTAACTGGGGCACTACTTTCTTCAAATAAGCAAGAGGCCACTTTTCCAAAGCCTCTGCCAGAATAGTATGGTTTGTGTATGCACAGGTACGGGAAACTATATCTATGGCAGTATCCAGTTCCATGCCCCTCTCCGCCAAGAGCCGTATCAATTCTGGAATCACCATGGTTGGATGGGTATCATTTATCTGAATTACAGCATACTCCGGCAAATCGTACAGGCTGCATCCCCTGCCCACACATTCATCTAAAATCAGCCTTGCCCCGTTGCTGACCATAAAATATTGCTGGTAAATGCGCAGCAGCCGCCCACTTTCATCACTGTCGTCTGGATATAAAAACAGCGTCAGATTATGGGCGATATCCTCTTTGTCAAACTGTATTCCATGGTCCACAATCCCCTCGTCCACAGTTTCAATGTCAAACAGGTGCAGTTTATTTGTAATACTATTATAGCCTGTCACTGCAATATCGTACATTCTGGAACGCACCGTCAATCCTCCAAAGGTTACAGAATACGTCACATCCGTCTTTTCCAGCCATCCCTGATCCTCAATCCACGGGTTGGGTATCTCTGTCTGCAGCCTGTTTTTAAATTTCTGTTTAAAAAGGCCAAGATGATAATTCAGGCCAATCCCATCGCCGGCAAACCCAAGAGTGGAGATGGAATCCAAAAAGCAGGCAGCCAGCCTCCCAAGGCCCCCATTTCCAAGCGATGGTTCCGGTTCTATCTCTTCTACTGCACTGATACTTTTTCCATTTTCCCGCAGAATATCTTTCACTTCATCATACAGGCCCAAATTGATTAAATTATTTGAAAGTAATTTCCCAACCAAAAATTCAGCGGATATATAATACAGCTTCTTCTTACTGCCTGGATTTTCTTTTTCTTTTGAAAGCTCCTGTATAATGGATAATAGTGCATAATAAATATCTAGGTCGGAAGCCTCCGAAATTGCTCTCCCCAGTTTCTTAGCCAATCTTTCTCTCATATTCATATACTTTCTCCCTTCTCCTGGACTTCCGCCAGAGTTACAATAAATAGGATTATTTTTCTAGAGCCACCATTATATATTTTAATATTTATCATGTATTTTAATATGATTTTATTTGGATTTCTTGCAAAATACTCTCTATTTATAGTACAATACTATCATATTAAATCTTCTATCCATCCCCATTCTGGGCCCATTTATTGGCCGCCCGGCAAATATTGGGATGATCCTGTTCTCCAAGAAAGGGCCTTGCATGAACATTACTGAATATCAAAATTACCATGAGACAAAAACCCATACTTCAGCAGAGTTTCCATATAACACTTACCTCTGTTCCATCCCCCTTGATTTCAAACATGTGCCCCTCCACTGGCATGAGGAAGTAGAGTTAATAGTCATCAAAAAAGGCAGCGGATCCGTGTCTGTTAATTTTCGCCAGGAGACAGTAACAGCAGGGGATATTATCTTAATCCTCCCCGGACAGCTTCATGCAATCCAGCAGAAACCAGGCTTTGCCATGGAATATGAGAATATTATTTTCAAACAGGAAATTCTCGTCACAGACAGCCGTGATTTATGTACCCAGCAATTTCTCCTCCCATTTTTTCACTCTGATTCATCTTATGCTACATTTATCTCTCAATTATATCCTGGTTACACTGGCCTGTCCTCCTGTATCATTCAGATAGATAATCTTTGCAGAACAAAGCCACGAGGATACCAGCTAGCTGTAAAAGGATGGCTTTTCCAATTTTTCTATCTGCTCATCTCCTCACAAAACAGCAGGGATTATGTTCCTTTAGTCAGAACAAAATCCCTGGAAAAGTTAAAAACTGTATTAAAATATGTGGAAGACCATTATGGAGAACCTATTTCTATAGATGATGTGGCCTCCCTGACATATTACAGCAAATCTCATTTTATGAAATTTTTCAAAACACATATGCAGACAGGATTTACACAATATCTAAATGACTACCGCCTATCCATGGCCGCGCGCCTGCTTACTGCAACAGAGTCTCCTGTATTAGAAATAGCCGCCCTTACCGGCTTTGATAATCTTTCATATTTTAACAGGGTTTTTAAGCGCAAGTATAGAGTTACCCCTACACAGTACCGTAAAGCCTCCGCCCCTTAAGCAAGGAGCAGCCAGCTTGCCAGGCCGTCCCCTCCCAAAAAGGAAATACACAGTCCCAGACATAAGAAAGGGCCAAGGGCAAACCTCCTACTCATTCCTTCCCTTTGGCAGAATAGAAGGTAAGCGGCATAAATTCCTGCAGAAAGTACAGCCAATATAAATGCCGATAACATGCAGCGCCATCCCAGGCCTAAGCCTGCCGCAGCAGAAAGCTTAATGTCCCCTCCGCCAAAAGCTCCTGGCCTGCACACAGCCAGCAGAACCATTCCTGCGCTGACTGCAAGTCCCCCAAAAACGCGCTCATTCACAGAGAGGCCCCATCCCCCTGCAGCCACCATCCCGAATATCAGGATAGCTACGCAATATGTATCCGGTATCCTGTGGTGCCTAAAGTCATAATATGCTATTGCAATCAAAAGAGCCAGGAATAGAACACTCCCGGCCTCCTGAATAAATCCCGAAATATAAATTTCCAAACCCAAATAACTATCTGCCAACACCCACATGCAACCCACTGCGCGCCTTATCTGCAACCACCCTGAACCATCCTGCCGGCTCCCTATACCTGCACAGGCCAGTCCTCTTTGCTAAAAGCCTGCATACAGACTGTTTCTGCAGCGCCAGCTTTTCTCTATGACAGCCTCCGTTCACCTGTATAATACATTTCAATGGGGTCAATAGGATCAATAGGGTTCTCAACTTCCATCTTCGCATTCCTGCCATGGCGTTTTATGAGTTCGCCGCCTTTGTTATAAAACCAGAAGGAATATACCAACACCTTATTCACCTTTCCGATTCTATCCTTGGTAGTCTTCTCATACAGCCTGCCCCCGGTCTCAAATTTAGTCTTTTTGTGAATCATGGATATCAGTTCAGTTTCACAGGACACAGGCTCTGGCAGAATCGTATAAGCCCGTCCTACACATCCCGCCCTATGGGCATCACTGCCGCCCACGGTAACTTTCCCATACTTCTCGGCCAGCTTCTTTGCCCCCGCATTTGAAGCCGCTGACTCGCAGCAATTATACGCTTCCACAAAATCAAACCGCTTCATCACCTCAGGGGAAGTATAAAACCGTTTCGTATTTGTAATACTGAGGTACTTCTCCCCGCACGGATGGGCAGGCCCTAATACCCCTCCATTGCGGTGGACAAGATCTATCAGGACAGAAACTGGCATTCCCCGCATCTCAAGGAGGCGCATCTTTACGCCTTCCGGCATAATCACCAAAATGTGCCCTGCGTCCCTTGTATCATACTCAATCCCTTTGAGAACCACAAAATCTGTATGGACTTTCCCCTTCATGTGGTACTTCCAATGGCGGTATCCCTTGTAAGTATTGTGGTCCGTAATTACCATTCCCTGGAATCCCTTACTTTTCAGAATTGTAATATACTCATCCAGGCTTACTTTACTGTCAATAGAACCTTCCTTTACATGGCAATGCATATCAATCTTCATAAGTAAGCCCTCCTTCTATTTATTTTATTTATATTATACAACTTTGTCCAAACACTGGCAATAAAATACACAGCTTTTTCACTTTCCATTTTATTACCCTGATATACCTAAACTCAAAAAACGCATTATAAAAAAGCCATACAGCAAATAATCGAAAATGTAAAAATACTCTAAATTTGAAAAAGGCATGCTCTCTATAATTATATTAATATATAGAAAGACATGCCCTAAAATAAACATTCCATTAAACTTTCAATTTATCTTATTTTTCATTGTCTAAATCTAAAATCTGTATGTCGTCATCTTCCTCCAGATCTACGGAATCTCCCTGCTCTTCGTCATCCGGCTCATCCTCCACGGCATCTATATCCACCTCATCTAGTTTCTCCATCATGGCCCTGGCTTTATCTACCTCGTTAGCCGTAGAATTCTGTTTGCGGATCTCATCCGCTTTTTTGAGATGAAGTTTTTTCCGTTTTCTGGATTCCAGCAACAGCTGGATAATAATACCAAGAACAGCCACAGCCGCGGGTATGATAATATGTAATACCGGAAA of the Luxibacter massiliensis genome contains:
- the malQ gene encoding 4-alpha-glucanotransferase; protein product: MRESGILLPVFALPSAYGIGCFSKEAYVFVDQLRAAGQGRWQILPLGPTGYGDSPYQSFSTFAGNPYFIDLETLVQEGLLTQEECESFDFGCREDCIDYEKLYLSRFQVLHLAYERFNGQGDGEYERFLRENMEWLEEYCLFMALKNKHGGASWKEWEPPLRDRDEEALMAVREELQDEINFFRFQQYEFSRQWGRLRAYANERGVKVIGDIPIYVAFDSADTWASPELFQFDENNVPIAVAGCPPDGFSATGQLWGNPLYNWEYHKKTGYAWWMRRIAHCFRLYDTVRIDHFRGFDEYYAIPYGHPTAEHGKWMPGPGIDFFHTIEEKLGHLDIIAEDLGFLTDSVLQLLEESGFPGMKVIQFAFDSRESANYLPHTYTNNCVVYTGTHDNDTTRGWYHSVSRECREFAKEYLHRHTLDVDELSWDFAAMAMGSVAALCVIPVQDYLCLDSRGRINTPSTLGNNWTWRLKKGQIDDALIKEIWKITKLYGRLPRQ
- a CDS encoding prepilin peptidase is translated as MQIRRAVGCMWVLADSYLGLEIYISGFIQEAGSVLFLALLIAIAYYDFRHHRIPDTYCVAILIFGMVAAGGWGLSVNERVFGGLAVSAGMVLLAVCRPGAFGGGDIKLSAAAGLGLGWRCMLSAFILAVLSAGIYAAYLLFCQREGMSRRFALGPFLCLGLCISFLGGDGLASWLLLA
- a CDS encoding glycogen/starch/alpha-glucan phosphorylase, coding for MNMRERLAKKLGRAISEASDLDIYYALLSIIQELSKEKENPGSKKKLYYISAEFLVGKLLSNNLINLGLYDEVKDILRENGKSISAVEEIEPEPSLGNGGLGRLAACFLDSISTLGFAGDGIGLNYHLGLFKQKFKNRLQTEIPNPWIEDQGWLEKTDVTYSVTFGGLTVRSRMYDIAVTGYNSITNKLHLFDIETVDEGIVDHGIQFDKEDIAHNLTLFLYPDDSDESGRLLRIYQQYFMVSNGARLILDECVGRGCSLYDLPEYAVIQINDTHPTMVIPELIRLLAERGMELDTAIDIVSRTCAYTNHTILAEALEKWPLAYLKKVVPQLVPIIEILDDKVRRKYEEERVAIIGRDDTVHMANIDIHYGFSVNGVASLHTEILKENELNHFYRIYPEKFNNKTNGITFRRWLLHCNPLLCGMLDAVIGKGYRTDAGHLEKLLDLQGDEGVLSRLVEIKKENKKSLCHYLSEIQGAALNPDSIFDIQIKRLHEYKRQQMNALYVIHKYLEIKSGKLPATPITVIFGAKAAPAYTIAKDIIHLILCLQDIVNQDPEVNPYLQVVMVENYNITKAEKLIPACDISEQISLASKEASGTGNMKFMLNGAVTLGTEDGANVEIHELVGDDNIFIFGASSDEVISHYKKADYISKEFYEKDKMTRAAVDFITSPEMLSIGRKENLERLKKELLNKDWFMTLLDFKKYVEKKEEALTAYEDKKAWAQKMLVNIAKAGYFSSDRTIEEYNKEIWKLKKVHH
- a CDS encoding AraC family transcriptional regulator, translating into MNITEYQNYHETKTHTSAEFPYNTYLCSIPLDFKHVPLHWHEEVELIVIKKGSGSVSVNFRQETVTAGDIILILPGQLHAIQQKPGFAMEYENIIFKQEILVTDSRDLCTQQFLLPFFHSDSSYATFISQLYPGYTGLSSCIIQIDNLCRTKPRGYQLAVKGWLFQFFYLLISSQNSRDYVPLVRTKSLEKLKTVLKYVEDHYGEPISIDDVASLTYYSKSHFMKFFKTHMQTGFTQYLNDYRLSMAARLLTATESPVLEIAALTGFDNLSYFNRVFKRKYRVTPTQYRKASAP
- a CDS encoding PHP-associated domain-containing protein, coding for MKIDMHCHVKEGSIDSKVSLDEYITILKSKGFQGMVITDHNTYKGYRHWKYHMKGKVHTDFVVLKGIEYDTRDAGHILVIMPEGVKMRLLEMRGMPVSVLIDLVHRNGGVLGPAHPCGEKYLSITNTKRFYTSPEVMKRFDFVEAYNCCESAASNAGAKKLAEKYGKVTVGGSDAHRAGCVGRAYTILPEPVSCETELISMIHKKTKFETGGRLYEKTTKDRIGKVNKVLVYSFWFYNKGGELIKRHGRNAKMEVENPIDPIDPIEMYYTGERRLS